A single genomic interval of Armigeres subalbatus isolate Guangzhou_Male chromosome 1, GZ_Asu_2, whole genome shotgun sequence harbors:
- the LOC134206550 gene encoding uncharacterized protein LOC134206550, with translation MPVDRTPKKSAMDPEQLQLLIHQRGQIKGKVTKIANGLEKAEDDPSLISATLLKVYGQKLERHYTEYVEAHREVIAVIPMAQIEEQDYKLDEFDVLHTEALDSLERLKEYFAKPTPTVSANGSAQVIMQHQSLKVPIPSFDGRMENWPKFKAMFEDLVVKSGDSDAVKLHYLDKALVSDAAGLINAKMIQDNNFTQVWKQLRDQFENQRVIVDNHIDGLIQLKPMTKGNYKDLLELTKSCERHVAALEYQGLIVDKLSGIIITKLLTSRLDDHTLQLWERKQKHGELPKYEDTMLFLKVNNNAAQPVLAHPAAISEIMRQFWEVEDLSQSTEDKTEPDACEKHFRSTHQRTSTGRYMVSLPFREDTALLADNRSAALRRFLMLERRLKKDATLKQLYSEFITEYEALGHCKEIDESNDRSSHGCYYLPHHAVIRPTSSTTKLRVVFDASAKSTPSDKSLNEVLQVGGVVQSDLFTILLRFRKHAIVFTADIAKMYRQVLVAPDHTRFQRIFWRLESSHPLRVLELLTVTYGTAAAPFLATRCLLQLCNDEGHQFPLASRIITDDCYVDDILSGAKDVEEAVVAQNQLQQLLELGGFPIHKWSSNCPELMSRIPEEKREKLVRLDHASEVIKTLGLTWSPQNDEFMFVTKISSDLSDTYTKRKIFSEIGRLFDPLGLISPVIVVAKILMQKLWTAGLSWDEILEDELLLSWLKFRDALPQLCDLKIPRRVMLPNTVAMEIHGFSDASISAYGAVLYVRNIFADGSAEMRLLCSKSKVAPLAELSIPRKELLAARLLSRLVVKVVNSMNVQISDIVLWSDSQIVLAWLRKPLNSLQVFVRNRVADIINETKGYTWKYVPTKENPADIVSRGALPKVLISNEMWWNGPYFLRSAGYETETPDQLPDEDLPELKSTAVVSAIAYNVDNLPVFAKFSSFRKLQRVIAFVQRFVSNCKIKDPSLRNLRCHLTVPELQRSMEVIIKVVQHDVLGDEINRIENNEPCKKIASLNPVYVNGLLRAPYCRSFDKDIPFGESAHWTVKFASDNSWTFLANGRKICSKKNHKKLRNMLSCQTNEVTGVDYAGPVFVKQGRRKPIVEKAYIAVFVCMVTRAVHLELVSDMTTEAFIAALQRFTSRRGLPRELHSDNGLNFRGGETELNELYKLFRSQPAIAEIEGFCLPKEIAWFFIPPEAPNFGGLWEAAVKSAKYHLKRTLKDTQLAFEEYVTVLTQVEAILNSRPLYATSPDADDPEVLTPGHFLVGRPLTAIIEPSYQDVSANRLGRWQFLQRLRENFWKKWKNDYLQTLQQRTKNQIRKLNLRQGMIVLLEDQNLPPMSWKLGRIVRTYPGSDELVRTVDVEVGGTVYKRPATRIAVLPIQDNVQPSEQLSENTSQPGGECPR, from the exons ATGCCGGTTGATCGCACACCGAAAAAGTCCGCCATGGATCCAGAGCAGCTGCAGTTGCTGATCCATCAGCGTGGACAAATTAAAGGGAAAGTGACAAAGATAGCCAATGGCCTTGAAAAGGCTGAAGATGATCCATCGCTTATCAGTGCAACGCTCCTGAAAGTGTACGGTCAAAAGTTGGAGCGTCATTACACCGAGTATGTCGAAGCCCACCGTGAAGTGATTGCCGTGATTCCGATGGCACAAATTGAGGAGCAAGACTACAAGCTTGACGAGTTTGATGTTTTGCATACGGAAGCGCTAGATAGCCTGGAGCGCTTGAAAGAGTATTTTGCCAAACCAACACCGACGGTTAGCGCAAATGGAAGTGCTCAAGTTATTATGCAACATCAGTCTCTCAAAGTGCCAATACCTTCCTTCGATGGCCGTATGGAGAACTGGCCCAAGTTCAAGGCCATGTTCGAGGACTTGGTAGTGAAAAGCGGAGATTCCGATGCCGTCAAGCTTCATTACCTTGACAAAGCTTTGGTGAGTGACGCAGCTGGTCTCATCAATGCCAAGATGATTCAAGACAACAACTTTACTCAAGTTTGGAAGCAATTGAGGGACCAGTTCGAAAACCAGCGAGTTATAGTCGACAATCACATCGATGGACTAATCCAGCTTAAACCGATGACGAAAGGCAATTACAAGGACCTGTTGGAGCTGACGAAATCCTGCGAGCGACATGTAGCAGCACTCGAGTACCAAGGCCTGATAGTGGACAAGCTTTCCGGGATCATTATCACGAAGTTGCTGACCTCTCGTTTGGACGATCACACGTTGCAGCTGTGGGAGCGGAAGCAGAAACATGGTGAGTTACCTAAGTACGAGGATACGATGCTGTTTCTAAAAG TCAACAACAATGCTGCTCAACCGGTTCTTGCTCATCCTGCGGCTATAAGCGAAATTATGCGCCAATTCTGGGAAGTTGAGGACCTTTCGCAGTCTACGGAAGATAAAACGGAACCAGATGCATGCGAGAAGCATTTTCGCTCCACACATCAGCGGACGTCAACCGGACGGTACATGGTTTCACTTCCTTTCCGAGAAGACACAGCACTGCTGGCGGATAATCGTTCTGCTGCTCTTCGTAGGTTTCTGATGCTCGAGAGACGATTGAAAAAAGACGCAACTTTGAAACAACTATATTCTGAGTTCATTACTGAGTACGAGGCATTGGGTCATTGCAAGGAGATCGATGAATCCAATGATAGGAGTTCGCACGGATGTTACTATTTGCCCCATCATGCGGTGATTAGGCCTACCAGCTCGACAACGAAGCTGAGGGTAGTCTTTGATGCATCAGCAAAGTCTACTCCATCGGATAAGTCACTAAATGAGGTGCTGCAAGTCGGAGGCGTAGTCCAAAGTGATTTGTTTACTATTCTTCTACGGTTTCGCAAGCATGCCATAGTCTTCACTGCAGATATAGCAAAAATGTATCGGCAGGTTTTAGTCGCTCCAGACCATACTCGGTTCCAGCGAATTTTTTGGCGGTTGGAATCCTCACATCCTTTACGTGTCTTGGAGCTCCTAACTGTAACGTATGGAACAGCAGCAGCACCTTTCCTGGCCACTAGATGCTTACTTCAGCTGTGTAACGATGAAGGCCACCAGTTTCCTCTTGCGTCTAGAATTATCACCGATGACTGCTACGTTGATGATATCCTTTCTGGGGCGAAAGATGTTGAAGAAGCTGTTGTAGCGCAAAATCAGCTACAACAATTACTCGAACTTGGTGGTTTTCCTATCCACAAGTGGAGCTCAAATTGCCCCGAGTTGATGAGTCGCATTCCTGAGGAAAAACGAGAGAAATTAGTACGTTTAGACCACGCAAGCGAAGTGATTAAAACCCTTGGACTCACCTGGAGTCCGCAAAACGATGAGTTCATGTTCGTTACGAAGATTTCCTCTGATCTGTCAGATACATATACCAAGCGGAAAATATTCTCGGAGATCGGAAGGCTGTTCGATCCATTGGGTTTAATTTCTCCCGTTATTGTGGTAGCGAAGATCCTGATGCAGAAGTTATGGACAGCTGGTCTTTCTTGGGACGAAATTCTTGAAGATGAGTTGCTGCTTTCCTGGCTGAAATTTCGCGATGCTCTGCCACAACTGTGTGACCTGAAGATACCTAGACGTGTTATGCTGCCCAATACCGTTGCTATGGAGATTCATGGATTCTCGGATGCTTCGATTTCCGCATATGGTGCGGTTTTGTATGTGAGAAATATTTTTGCCGACGGCAGCGCTGAGATGAGATTGCTGTGTAGTAAATCAAAGGTTGCTCCACTAGCAGAGTTGAGTATTCCGAGGAAGGAACTGTTGGCTGCTCGGCTGCTATCACGATTAGTTGTGAAGGTAGTTAATTCGATGAACGTACAAATCTCCGACATTGTGCTTTGGTCTGATAGCCAGATCGTTCTCGCTTGGCTTCGTAAGCCGTTGAATTCTCTTCAGGTATTTGTGAGAAACCGAGTTGCTGACATTATTAACGAAACCAAAGGCTATACCTGGAAGTATGTTCCCACCAAGGAGAACCCCGCGGATATTGTATCCAGAGGAGCGTTACCAAAGGTCTTGATATCCAACGAAATGTGGTGGAATGGTCCTTATTTTCTACGGTCAGCTGGCTATGAAACGGAAACGCCAGATCAGCTCCCAGACGAAGATTTGCCTGAACTGAAATCGACAGCTGTTGTTTCGGCTATTGCGTACAATGTTGACAATCTTCCCGTTTTCGCTAAGTTTAGCTCTTTCCGCAAACTGCAAAGAGTAATCGCTTTTGTACAGCGTTTCGTTTCAAACTGCAAGATAAAGGATCCGAGTCTTCGCAACTTGAGGTGCCATCTAACGGTTCCTGAGCTACAACGATCGATGGAAGTTATCATTAAGGTAGTGCAACACGATGTTTTAGGAGACGAAATAAACCGCATCGAGAACAACGAGCCGTGTAAGAAAATTGCTTCGTTGAACCCCGTTTACGTGAACGGTCTACTGAGA GCACCCTATTGTCGATCTTTTGATAAGGACATACCATTTGGAGAATCTGCACATTGGACCGTCAAGTTTGCTAGTGATAATTCGTGGACGTTTTTGGCTAATGGAAGGAAGATCTGCAGTAAGAAAAATCACAAGAAGTTGCGTAACATGCTTTCATGTCAGACCAACGAAG TGACTGGTGTGGATTATGCTGGCCCCGTGTTTGTGAAACAAGGTCGAAGGAAACCAATTGTTGAAAAGGCGTACATAGCGGTTTTTGTGTGCATGGTGACGCGAGCCGTGCACTTGGAGCTAGTGTCGGACATGACCACAGAGGCTTTTATTGCTGCACTGCAAAGATTCACTAGCAGAAGGGGACTGCCTCGAGAATTGCATTCGGATAATGGCTTAAACTTCAGAGGTGGAGAAACGGAGTTAAATGAGCTTTATAAGTTGTTTCGGTCTCAACCTGCCATCGCTGAAATCGAGGGGTTTTGTCTGCCAAAGGAAATCGCTTGGTTCTTTATTCCACCTGAGGCACCTAACTTCGGCGGCCTCTGGGAGGCGGCCGTTAAAAGTGCCAAATATCACTTGAAACGCACTTTGAAGGACACTCAATTGGCTTTCGAAGAATACGTGACAGTATTGACACAGGTAGAGGCTATTTTGAATTCCCGACCGCTTTATGCTACTTCACCCGACGCCGATGATCCTGAGGTACTCACCCCCGGCCATTTTTTGGTCGGACGCCCACTTACTGCCATAATTGAGCCAAGTTATCAAGATGTTTCTGCTAACCGTCTTGGCCGATGGCAGTTTTTGCAACGACtgcgggaaaacttttggaaaaagtggaaaaatgaTTACCTGCAAACCTTGCAACAAAGAACTAAGAATCAAATAAGGAAGCTGAATTTAAGGCAAGGAATGATTGTGCTGCTTGAAGACCAAAATTTGCCACCAATGAGCTGGAAGTTAGGACGGATTGTTCGAACCTATCCGGGGTCCGATGAATTGGTTCGTACAGTCGATGTTGAGGTAGGCGGCACTGTCTACAAACGACCAGCAACGAGAATTGCCGTGCTGCCCATCCAGGACAATGTTCAACCTTCTGAGCAACTTTCAGAGAATACTTCTCAGCCCGGGGGAGAATGTCCGCGCTGA